A genomic segment from Mastomys coucha isolate ucsf_1 unplaced genomic scaffold, UCSF_Mcou_1 pScaffold7, whole genome shotgun sequence encodes:
- the LOC116082649 gene encoding prolactin-8A6-like encodes MENASVAISSKRIIASYPVSLNCQKYLKVCCDLKITYPLYIDILSDLVGYHTLVDLDFSSFISIKHFHFFRRGDSLISKTVRTKCYFSPLNMTQHYNQFSSGEFLALSSQMIRQDKTVVRARTSCHSRLTLPTNRGTVQMNIEITEYLKTLINFVGSWTSPLFHLVIELSAMPDVPETILSKAKEIEETTRQILDDLRWIFTKVFPTEEMKEEFPHWEHLSFLKSSSKNDKFLAMFNLSYCIDHDTKYILVKLRLLKCLITGKDC; translated from the exons ATGGAAAATGCATCAGTGGCCATAAGCTCAAAAAGAATAATTGCATCTTATCCAGTTAGTCTCAATTGTCAAAAataccttaaggtgtgctgtgaTCTAAAGATCACCTACCCTCTTTACATTGATATTTTGTCTGACTTAGTGGGTTACCACACCCTT gTAGATTTAGAtttcagctccttcatttctATAAAACACTTTCACTTTTTTAGAAGAGGTGACAGTTTGATTTCCAAAACTGTGAGGACAAA ATGTTATTTTTCTCCCCTTAACATGACTCAGCATTACAACCAATTCTCATCTGGAGAATTTTTGGCTCTT aGTTCTCAAATGATTAGGCAGGACAAGACTGTTGTCAGAGCTAGAACTTCCTGTCATTCACGTCTCACGCTACCCACAAATAGAGGAACTGTACAGATGAATATTGAA atcacagaatatttaaaaactttgatCAATTTTGTGGGTTCCTGGACCAGCCCTCTATTTCATCTTGTGATTGAACTGAGTGCCATGCCAGATGTCCCTGAAACAATCCTCTCAAAAGCCAAAGAGATCGAAGAAACCACCAGACAAATCCTGGATGACCTTAGGTGGATATTTACCAAG GTCTTTCCTACAGAAGAGATGAAGGAGGAATTTCCCCACTGGGAACATCTTTCATTCTTAAAATCAAGTAGCAAAAATGATAAATTTTTGGCAATGTTTAATCTTTCCTACTGCATAGATCATGATACAAAGTACATTTTAGTTAAGCTCAGATTATTGAAGTGTCTCATAACTGGGAAAGATTGTTAA